A region from the Flavobacterium enshiense genome encodes:
- a CDS encoding sigma-70 family RNA polymerase sigma factor gives MRQLKITKQVTNRETASLDKYLQEIGKVDLITADEEVELAQRIKAGDQRALEKLTKANLRFVVSVAKQYQNQGLTLPDLINEGNLGLIKAAQRFDETRGFKFISYAVWWIRQSILQALAEQSRIVRLPLNKIGSINKINKMYALLEQSNERAPSAEEIAQELDMTVNDVKESMKNSGRHLSMDAPLVEGEDSNLYDVLRSGESPNPDRELIHESLRTEIERALETLTPREADVVRLYFGLGDQHPMTLEEIGETFDLTRERVRQIKEKAIRRLKHTSRSKILKTYLG, from the coding sequence ATGAGACAGCTTAAAATCACCAAGCAGGTTACCAATCGTGAAACTGCTTCCTTAGACAAATACCTTCAGGAAATTGGAAAAGTTGATTTGATTACTGCAGATGAAGAAGTAGAATTAGCACAACGAATAAAAGCCGGAGACCAGAGAGCATTGGAAAAATTAACAAAAGCCAACCTGCGTTTCGTGGTTTCAGTAGCTAAACAGTATCAAAATCAGGGATTGACTTTACCGGATTTGATCAATGAAGGCAACTTGGGTTTAATTAAAGCCGCGCAACGTTTCGATGAAACCCGTGGATTTAAATTTATATCATATGCCGTATGGTGGATTCGTCAGTCGATCCTTCAAGCACTAGCCGAGCAGTCACGTATTGTTCGTTTACCGTTGAATAAAATCGGTTCGATTAATAAAATCAATAAAATGTATGCCTTGTTAGAGCAATCTAACGAGCGTGCTCCTTCAGCAGAAGAAATTGCACAAGAGTTAGACATGACCGTTAATGACGTAAAAGAGAGTATGAAAAACTCAGGTCGTCATTTATCTATGGATGCGCCTCTTGTGGAAGGTGAAGATTCTAATTTATATGATGTATTACGTTCAGGAGAATCACCAAATCCTGATAGAGAATTAATACACGAGTCATTGCGTACGGAGATCGAAAGAGCTTTGGAAACACTTACACCGAGAGAAGCCGATGTGGTTCGTCTGTATTTTGGCCTAGGTGATCAGCACCCGATGACTTTAGAGGAAATTGGAGAAACTTTTGATTTAACCCGTGAACGTGTTCGTCAGATTAAAGAGAAAGCTATCCGCAGATTGAAACATACTTCGAGAAGTAAAATTCTTAAAACTTACTTAGGATAA
- the rpe gene encoding ribulose-phosphate 3-epimerase — MGKQAIIAPSVLAADFANLQRDIEMINQSEADWFHIDIMDGVFVPNISFGMPVLEAINKHAKKTIDVHLMIVDPDRYIKTFKDLGSDILVVHYEASTHLHRTLQAIKAEGMKAGVALNPHTSVSLLEDLINDIDLVCIMSVNPGFGGQSFIENTYKKIKQLKEIIVRNGASTLIEIDGGVTNKNAKQLVEAGADVLVAGSYVFRAEDPIATIADLKKITEI; from the coding sequence ATGGGTAAACAAGCAATTATAGCACCATCGGTACTTGCAGCCGATTTCGCCAACTTACAGCGTGATATCGAAATGATCAATCAAAGCGAAGCAGATTGGTTCCACATCGATATTATGGACGGTGTTTTCGTTCCAAACATTTCTTTTGGAATGCCGGTTTTGGAAGCTATCAACAAACATGCAAAAAAAACCATCGATGTACACCTGATGATCGTTGATCCTGATCGTTACATCAAAACATTTAAAGACTTAGGCTCCGACATTTTAGTGGTTCATTATGAAGCCTCTACTCATTTACACAGAACCCTACAAGCCATCAAAGCCGAAGGCATGAAAGCCGGAGTAGCCTTAAATCCTCATACCAGCGTATCACTTTTGGAAGACCTTATTAACGATATCGACTTAGTATGTATTATGAGTGTTAATCCAGGTTTTGGAGGCCAGTCTTTCATTGAAAACACTTATAAAAAAATCAAACAACTTAAAGAAATCATCGTGCGAAACGGGGCTTCTACCCTTATCGAAATTGATGGAGGAGTAACCAATAAAAACGCAAAACAACTAGTGGAAGCCGGAGCCGACGTATTGGTAGCCGGAAGCTATGTTTTCAGAGCAGAAGATCCTATTGCAACCATCGCAGATTTGAAAAAAATCACTGAAATATAA
- a CDS encoding CBS domain-containing protein, which produces MKKLVQVSTIMTQNVVKLNLTDDLTKAESLFKEHKIRHIPVVSGNKILGMLSYTDLLRISYADAADDEDEIIDVTVYNMFSIEQVMSKKVITVTPETTIKETAEILANNEFHAVPVCEGDLLVGIVTTTDLIKYLIEQYE; this is translated from the coding sequence ATGAAAAAACTTGTACAAGTGTCAACCATTATGACGCAAAATGTAGTGAAATTGAATTTGACCGACGATTTGACCAAGGCGGAAAGTTTGTTTAAAGAACATAAAATCCGTCACATACCTGTGGTTAGCGGAAATAAAATTTTAGGGATGTTAAGTTATACGGATTTGCTTCGTATTTCATATGCGGATGCTGCCGATGATGAAGATGAAATAATTGATGTGACTGTTTATAATATGTTTTCTATTGAACAAGTCATGAGCAAAAAAGTGATCACGGTCACCCCGGAAACCACAATTAAAGAAACAGCCGAAATACTGGCAAATAATGAATTTCATGCGGTACCGGTATGCGAAGGCGATTTACTGGTAGGTATAGTAACTACAACTGATCTGATCAAATATTTGATTGAACAGTACGAATAA